One Salmo salar chromosome ssa01, Ssal_v3.1, whole genome shotgun sequence DNA window includes the following coding sequences:
- the si:ch73-49p17.1 gene encoding protein LBH — MTEVINTQEPVMEDFTVAGAVSGDQGISFQIFPDTHERNPKLSKRLPSIVVEPSDGGNVESGELRWPPKDPNSAEVPSGIQPYKHTPLQTTQDQTAGEDLNLGVQDSSEVVSGAVVEESN; from the exons ATGACTGAGGTGATTAACACACAGGAACCTGTGATGGAGGACTTCACTGTAGCTGGAGCTGTGTCAGGGGATCAGGGCATATCCTTTCAG ATTTTCCCAGATACCCATGAGCGGAATCCCAAGCTGTCCAAGAGACTTCCTTCTATTGTGGTGGAGCCCTCTGATGGGGGCAATGTGGAGAGTGGGGAACTCCGCTGGCCCCCTAAGGATCCCAACTCTGCTGAGGTCCCAAGTGGGATACAgccctacaaacacacacctcttcaGACCACACAGGACCAGACTGCAG GTGAAGATCTGAATCTTGGGGTGCAGGACAGCAGTGAAGTGGTGtctggggctgtagtggaggaaTCTAACTGA